TCATATGTAGCACCACATTGGACATCTATAGCAACATATGcctcatatgttgcaacatttgGCTCATATGTAGCACAACATGTGTCATCTATAGCAACACATGTCTCATATATTGCAACATTTGACTTTTATATAGCATCACATGGGTCATCTATAACGACCACATGagtcatctgtagcaacatatgtctcatatgttgcaacatttgACTCATATGTAGCACCACATTGGAcatctgtagcaacatatgcctcatatgttgcaacatttgGCTCATATATAGCACAACATGTGTCATCTATAGCAACATATGTCTCATATTTTGCAACATTTGACTTTTATAGCATCACATGGGTCATCTGTAACAACATATGcctcatatgttgcaacatttgACTCATATGTAGCACCACATGGATCATTTGTAGCAATATATGCCTCATATGTTGCAACTTTTGACTCATATGTAGCACAACATGTgtcatatgtagcaacatatgcctcatatgttgcaacatttgACTCATATATAGCACCATATAGGTCATTTGTAGCAACATATGcctcatatgttgcaacatttgACTCATATAAAGCACCACATGGGTCATTTGTACCAACATAGGAGTCATCTGTAGCAACAATATTGATGTTATGTTATGTTAAGAACAAGTAAAAACATTGGAACATGAGTGCAaaactatgtttatttattcCACAACTAGGATAATTTTAATGGTTGTACACAACTACATAAGAATTTCCCATCCTCCACAATAgttgttgtcacgacccgagagcacccccccTAGTCATAACACGGCGTACACAAACccaaaggggtcttatacaagcctcatagcattcttgaacataagaacatgggaaaatagagaagaattaaaaactttctttaaaatcgaagacattttcattaaaaagcaagcagaagactttctagactttgtacactatgtctcaaaccatctaatacttagaatacaacattgggaccAAGCCCATACAAAAACTTTAACATAAACTAAAGACAAAAAAGGAACATAATGGGTTTTGTCCTCAAAACTATGAgtactcaccaagtcttcatcttcaagcaccttagaAACTTATCCATCAAGCATAGAACACTGATATCTCCAAGCCCCACATTTTATTAAGAAAAGGGgaagaatggggttagcacattagatgtactaagtatgatgaccatgcaaaaacatgtttaaaaaggacatttgctTGAgagtcatgcttttatgccattttggtAAAACCTTCATGAATAAacacataagagacataatactcAAACATGatcaacatacaagtcatttatcACAAAAGAGACATATTCAACAGATATAACCCATTACTTTCATTTTAACCTTCACTTGAAGTAACCCTTaggctataccttgtgcaatgtatggatagcgtcccataccaccatccacaccaaggcACCACcctaaggtcaccaaaagtgaacttgccattcatcctttccaccttTATACAACAAATCATTTAAGAGACATAACATTACATGagtcacatcatcacattaagaccaacatctaagataactctaagtcatacttgtgcaatgtgcaagtagcatcccatactactactcacactaagtactcctctGAAGTCACCCTAGACATGGTACATTCATATACAacaagtcatgacaaggaagtaacccACAaaacaatccaagtatagcattcatttttacatttaagcatttaagccaacattcttcattagattcatttaggacatattcatgcatttagagtactttcattcattagacgttagaggactttcacacatt
This region of Solanum stenotomum isolate F172 unplaced genomic scaffold, ASM1918654v1 scaffold32513, whole genome shotgun sequence genomic DNA includes:
- the LOC125852108 gene encoding uncharacterized protein LOC125852108; translated protein: DSYVGTNDPCGALYESNVATYEAYVATNDLYGAIYESNVATYEAYVATYDTCCATYESKVATYEAYIATNDPCGATYESNVATYEAYVVTDDPYDTCCAIYEPNVATYEAYVATDVQCGATYESNVATYETYVATDDSCDDTCCATYEPNVATYEAYVAIDVQCGATYETYVATDDSCGATYESNVADMRHMLLQLPYKIP